GGGGACGGGCAAGACCGCTGCCTTCCTCATCACGATCCTGACCCGGCTCCTTCGGAGCAAGAATCAAAAACGGGCCGGTTCCTCGCCGCGGGCCTTCATCGTCGCCCCCACTCGGGAACTGGCCGTCCAGATTTATGAAGAAGCCAAACTGCTCGGGCAGGGGACCAGTTTTTCCATGCTGGCCGTTTACGGCGGCGTCGACTACCAGAAGCAGCGGGACCGGCTCAAACTCGGTGTCGACATTCTGGTGGGGACACCGGGCCGACTCATCGACTATTACAAACAACGGGTCTTCGACCTGAAGGGGGTGGAGATCGTTGTCGTTGACGAAGCCGACCGGATGTTTGACATGGGCTTCATCAAGGATCTCCGTTACATGATGCGTCGTCTCCCCCACTACACCAAACGGCAGTCAATGCTCTTTTCCGCCACCCTCTCCTACCGGGTGATGGAACTCGGCTACGAACACATGAACCTTCCCGTCCAACTCTCCGTTTCGGAAGAGAAAATCACCGCCGATAAGGTGGACCAGGTCCTCTATCATACGGGGATGGAGGAAAAGCCCCCTCTCCTGCTGGGACTCCTGAAACGGGAAGGGGGGAAAAGGGTCCTCCTCTTTGTCAACACCAAAGTCGTGGCCGACCGGGTCACCCGGCTCCTGAACGCCAACGGGTACAAGACCCGGGCCATCACGGGGGACATCCCCCAGACCAAGCGGCAGAAAATCCTTGAATCATTCAAGGCGGGAACCCTGCCGATTCTCGTCGCCACCGATGTGGCGTCGAGGGGACTTCATATCGAGGGAGTCACCCACGTTATTAACTATGACCTACCCCAGGACGCAGAGGACTATGTTCACCGGATCGGAAGAACGGCCCGTGCCGGCGCTTCGGGCAAGGCGATCAGCCTCGCCTGCGAACGGTATGTCTATTCATTGGAAGAGATTGAGGCCCTGATCGGGGGAAAAATCCCCACGCGAATGCCGGACGAAGAACTCCTGGTCAAGGAGTATCAGGCCGCCCCGCCCCGGAAACATCGCAGACCCTCCCCCACAAAAAGAGGAGCGAAATCTTCATATTCCAAAGGACGGTCCCGACAGAAAAGAGGACAACCGTCGAGGAGGCCGCACCAAGGCAGAAGCTCCTGATCTCCCCAGGAACGTCAACCACTCTCTTTTCATAACAACATAACGAGTATTATCTTCCGCATATATACGTCGTTACATCCTTCGGAAAAATTTCCTTCTTCTGTTGATCATTTGATACAATATTATGAGAGGAACGTTTCGATCCATTTCAGAAGGGAGTAAAAGAATGAAAGGTTTTTTTTTGGTAATGATGACAATCAGTCTTCTGATCGTCTGCCTGTTAGTGGTGAAAGACCTTTCCAGACAGGAGACGCAGGATGGAGGGAAAACACGAATCACTGCGATCGACCGTGCCGAAGAAGCGGCAAGCACAGTAAATCAAAGGACGGATGAAATAAACAAAAAACTGCAACAGGCCCTGGAAGAATAGCCGGAAAGCCAAGAGCCTGCCTTACCGGTTTGCAGTCATGCGGGAGACCTTCTCCCGGGTCAGCGCCCGTTTCAACCGAAGCTCGGCTCTTTGAAAACGGCTTTCGTCTTCCTCCCGCATTTCCCGGAGGCTCTTTTCCGCCCGCTCTTGCGAGGCATGGGCTCGAGCGACATCAATCTCGTCGGAACGCTCCGCCGTCTCGGCTAAGACAATAACATGGTCCTCATGGACTTCGATGAACCCTCCGCTCACAGCGTAATAGATCTCGCTTCCCTCCCGCCGGGTCGAAATGATCCCGATCTGCAGGGTACTGAGAAAGGGGACATGACCGGGAAGGACCCCGAACTCTCCCACGGAACCGGGAAGGGTCACTTCATCCACTTCCTCCGAGAAGGCAAGCCGTTCCGGAGTCACGATTTCAAAGAGAAGTTTGCCTGCCATAGTATAATCCTGTTCCCCTTTTATTCTGCCGTCGAGGTAGGAGCACTTTCCATCATCTTCGTATGATGTTGCTCTGTGTCTCAGGCTTTCCCCGTGCTTCCCCGTGGTTAATTGCTTTTGATTTTGCGTTGTGCCTCTGCCCCTTTGTGCCTTTGTATCTCTGTGCCTGATCCGCTTATGCCGTACCGGCGGCAATCTGCTCCGACTTTTCGGCTGCTTCCTCTATGGAACCGACCATATAGAAGGCCTGTTCCGGCAGATCGTCATGTTTTCCTTCGACGATCTCCTTGAAGCCCCGCACCGTGTCTTCCAGCTTGACGAACTTCCCGGGCATGCCGGTAAAAGTCTCGGCCACAAAGAACGGCTGAGAAAGGAAACGCTGCATCTTCCGGGCCCGGCTGACGACCAGTTTGTCCTCTTCGGAAAGTTCGTCCATTCCCAGGATAGCGATGATGTCCTGCAGGTCCTTGTATTTCTGCAGCACAAGCTGCACCTCACGTGCCACCTGATAGTGTTCTTCTCCGACGATCCTCGGATCAAGAATCCGGGAGGTCGAATCGAGGGGATCCACAGCCGGATAGATACCGAGTTCGGCAATCTGCCGGGAAAGAACGGTTGTGGCATCAAGGTGGGCGAAGGTCGTGGCCGGCGCCGGATCGGTCAGGTCGTCGGCAGGAACGTAAACAGCCTGGATCGAGGTGATCGAGCCTTTCTTGGTCGTCGCAATCCGCTCCTGAAGATCCCCCATCTCCGTTGCCAGGGTCGGCTGGTACCCCACGGCGGAGGGCATCCGACCCATCAGGGCGGACACTTCGGAACCCGCCTGGGTAAAACGGAACATATTGTCAATGAAGAGAAGCACATCCTGGCCTTCCTGGTCACGGAAGTATTCCGCGACGGTCAGGGCGGACAGTGCAACACGGAGACGGGCACCCGGAGGCTCGTTCATCTGCCCGTAGATAAGGGCCGTCTTGTCGAGAACGCCGGACTCTTTCATTTCAAGGTAAAGGTCGTTTCCTTCTCGGGTCCGCTCCCCCACACCGGCGAAGCAGGAGTACCCGCCGTGGGTCGTCGCCACGGCATGAATCAGCTCCATAATCAAGACGGTCTTCCCCACACCGGCACCACCGAAAAGGCCCGTCTTGCCTCCCTTCGAATAAGGCGCCAGCAGGTCGATCACCTTGATCCCCGTCTCAAAGATCTGGAGCGTCGGATCAAGAGTGTCAAAGGGGGGAGAAGGACGATGGATCGGCCACCGCTCCTCGCATTTGATCTTGCCCCGATTGTCAACCGGTTCCCCGATCACGTTCATAATCCGCCCCAGGGCGCCCTTGCCGACTGGAACGGAGATCGGATGTCCCGTATCCTTGACCACCATTCCCCGGATCAGGCCATCGGTCCCGTCCATGGCAATACAACGGACGGTACTCTCGCCCAAGTGCTGCTGCACCTCCAGGGTGATATTGATTTCCCCCGCTTCAATCTTCAGGGCATTCATGAGGGAGGGGACCTTCCCCACCTCAAACTCGACGTCCACCACGGCGCCCAGTACCTGTGTGATCTTTCCTTCGTTCATGAGACTGGTTCCCCTTTCCCGAATATTCACGGATCCTCTAAAATCTATTTGAGAGCTTCCGCCCCCCCCACGATTTCCGAAATTTCCTTGGTAATCTGGGCCTGCCGCGCCTTATTCATGGAGAGCGTCAACTGATGAATCAGGTCGGTGGCATTATTCGTCGCCGAATCCATGGCCGTCATCCGGGCACCCTGTTCACTCGCCTCGGACTCCAGCAGCGCCCGGAAAATCTGGGTCTCCACATACTGCGGCAGGATGCGGGCCAGGACCTCTTCCTCCGACGGCTCAAAAAGATAATCCACGGCATTCGTTTCTTCCGTCAGCTCCAGCGGTTGGATCGGAAGGAGTTGTTCCACGATCACTTTCTGTGAGATGGCCGACTTGAATTCGTTATAGACCAGATAGATGACATCCAGTTCCTCCCGGGCAAAGGGTTCAACAAGATCGTGAGCGATCTCTGAAGCCTTGCCGTAATCCATCTTCCCGGAAAGTTCCGTATAGACCTTTTCCATCGGGATTTCACGGTTCTTGAAGAAGCTCTGCCCCTTCTTGCCGATCACGGAGAGGGTCACCGGATTCCGTTTCTGCTGCTGTTCCTGCAGAAAATGAAGTGCCCGGCGGGAGAGATTTGAATTGAAGCCGCCGCAGAGCCCCCGATCGGAGGTCAGGACCAGGAGACCTACGCGATACTCCTCCCGCACATGAAGGAGAGGATGCGCCGCTCTACCGGTTCGTGCCGCCAAGCTCGAAAGGACGAGATGCATCTTCTGCGCATAGGGCCGCGCCGCCAGGACCGCATCCTGTGCCTTTTTCATCTTCGCAGCGGCCACCATCTTCATCGCCTTGGTGATCTGCTGGGTATTCTTAACGGAGGCAATCCGCTGCCGAATGTCACGTAAACTTGCCATGCGTTATCCTGTCTAAAAGTCTATGCCGAGAAACCGGCCTTTACATCTTCGATGATTTTTTTGATCTTGGCCTCCAAATCATCATCGATTTTCCCTTTTTCCCGGATATCTTTTCTGAGATCTCCGTGACTCTCTTCCAGCGACTTGTGGAGTTCCTGTTCAAATTTCAGAATCCGGTCCGTCGGAATGTCATCAAGATATCCCCGGGTCGCTGCAATAATACTGACAATCTGCAGATCGACCGGCATCGGAACATATTGCCCCTGTTTCAGAATTTCCACGGTCTTTTCCCCGCGGTTCAACTGCTGCTGTGTCGCCTTATCGAGATCGCTCCCGAACTGGGCGAAGGCCGCCAGTTCCCGGTACTGGGCCAGATCGAGACGGATCCGGCCGGCAACCTGCTTCATCGCCTTCACCTGCGCGGCACCGCCGACCCGGGAGACGGAGAGCCCCACGTTTACGGCGGGCCGGATTCCGGAATAGAAAAGGTTGGATTCAAGAAAGATCTGACCATCCGTAATGGAAATTACGTTCGTCGGGATATAGGCCGAAACATCATTGGCCTGGGTTTCGATGATGGGCAGCGCCGTCAGGGAACCGCCTCCCTTTTCGTCGCTCATCTTTGCGGCCCGCTCTAAAAGACGGGAATGGAGATAAAAGACATCCCCGGGATAGGCCTCACGTCCCGGCGGACGACGGAGCAGAAGCGAAACCTGCCGGTAGGCAACGGCCTGTTTGGAAAGATCATCGTAGAAGATGACGGCGTGGCGACCGGAATCACGATAATATTCCCCGATGGTACAACCCATGTAGGGGGCAATATACTGCAGCGGCGCCGGGTCACTGGCCGTCGCGGCCACAACGATGGTGTATTCCATGGCACCATGCTCTTCAAGACGTTCCACCACCTGGGCCACGGTGGAGCGTTTCTGGCCGATGGCGACATAGATGCAGAAGACATCGGTATTCTTCTGGTTGATGATCGTGTCGACGGCAATGGCCGTCTTGCCCGTCTGGCGGTCGCCGATGATCAGTTCCCGCTGTCCCCGCCCGATCGGAATCATCGAATCGATGGCCTTGATCCCCGTCTGAAGCGGCTCACTCACAGGCTGACGGTCGATAATGCCCGGCGCCTTGATCTCCATCTTCCGGGTCTCTTTGGCCTCGATCGGCCCCTTACCGTCAATCGGTTCCCCCAGGGCGTTGACCACCCGTCCGACCATGGCCTCCCCGACGGGGGCCTCCACGATCCGGCCGGTCCGTTTGACGATATCCCCTTCCTTGATCTGCGTGTCTCCGCCTAAGATCACGGCACCCACATTGTCCTGCTCGAGATTGAGAGCGATGCCCATGATCCCCCCGGGAAACTCCAGGTACTCACCGGACATGCAGTTTTCGAGACCGAAGATACGGGCGATCCCGTCCCCCACGCTGATTACGGTCCCGACCTCGGCGACATCGACGCCGGACTCAAACTCGGAGATCTGCTTCTTGATCAGTTCACTGATCTCAGCGGCCTTGATTTCCATATGCTACCCCTTTACAAGTTGTTCCTTTAACTTGATCATCGAAGACTTGATACTTCCGTCATAGACTACGCTTCCGATCCGGGTCACGGCCCCGCCGATCAATGCCGGGTCTTCTTTCACTTTCAGATAGATACGTTTCCCGGAAAGGGCCTCCAGTTTCGCCTGCAGGTTTTTCTTATCCTCTTCCTTCAAGGGCAAGGCCGTCGTAACTTCCGCCTTGGCCCGGTTGTGAATCTCATCGGCAAAACGGACATATTCCCGGTAGATCTCCCTGATTATGGGAAATCGGTCTTTCCCGATCAGAAGGCGCAAAAACCGCTTGAGAAGACCGCTGACCCGGATCTCGTCAACCACCATGTCAAGAAGCTTTCCTTTGTCTTCATTATTAAAGACCGGATTGAAAAAGAAGTTCTTCAACTTTCGATTTTCGACAACCGTCTTGACGATTGTACCGAATTCTTTTTCCACCTGATCGGCTATCCCTTCCTGCGTGGCAAGATCGATCAGTGCCTTGGCATACCTTCTGGAAACGACGCTGCTCACAAAGGTCTCCTATTTCAGCCCGGCGATATATTCATCCATGAACCGCCGATGGTCCCCGGGGGTCAGTTCCTGAACCAGTTTCTCTTCGGAGAGCTTCAGGGCCAGTTCGACGGCTTCCCGTTTTAAGGTCTCGCGGGCCTTCTTCATCTCCTGTTCAATCGACTCCTTCGCTTTCTCCTCCATCCGTTTTGCCTTCTCATGGGCCTCGGCGATCAAACGCTCCTTCAGCTTTTCCGCATTCTCTATCGCCTTCTTCCGGATATCGGCAAACTCTTCGTCCCGGTTGGCAAGGCGATCGGAAAGCTCCCGATACTTCGCTTCAGCCTCTTCCTTGCTCTTCTTCGCCTCTTCCAGGCTTTTCAGGATCGCCTCCCGCCGACCGGCAAAGAAGTCCCGCATCGGCTGGGCAAGAAACTTGTAAAGCAGAATTGCGAGGACGGCAAAATTGACCACCCGCCAGAACATTTCCATAGAGAGAATAGGAACTACCTTTTCCGCCCCCCCTTCGCCGGCAGCCCATAGAACGGACGCGGTCCCGACCATCATCAGACCTGCGATCAGGATTTTTGCTGCAACACGCATCTTCGGCATCTTCATCCAACGGCAAATCATGAGAGGGTCCTTCCCAATATCTTCGAAGAAATTTCCAGAGAGAGAGTCTTCACGGATTTTTCCAATTCAATTTTTGCAGCATCAACGCTCTTCTCCAGTTCCCCCATCCCCCGATCAATGATCTTTCCCACCTCCTTCTGCGCGGCGGAAAGGATTTCCTTCTCCCCGGCAAGAGCGGCGTCATATGCCTCGTTGAAGGCAACCTTGGCATCCCGCTTCGCCTCCTGAAGGGCACGGGCATATTCTTCGTTCAGCTTTTCCATATTTCGTACGGCACCGGCTGCATCACCGGCCGCACCCTCAATGATACCCTTCCGGTCGTCCAGGACCTTCAGTATGGGTCGATAAAGAAGAGAATTCAGGATCGCCATCAGGATCAGGATCAGGATAACGGCAGGAACAATCACATGAAGATTCAGTTCAATCACGTTCGATTCCTTTGTTCAGGATGATCTTCTGGGTTTGCATGATCGCCCGGTAACGCTGGTAAGGGGCCAAACTGAAAAAAGCTTTGGGACATTAGCATATTCTAAAATGGATTGTCAAGGGCATTTAACGAAAAAAACAATACCGCTGATTTGGCAAGCTAAACAACACGGAAACAATAAATTTCATCTTTCGTTTTTCGCAACCTTTACCTTTCTGAAGTTACTAACTCAGACGACAGATGCGTTTTTTGCTGAACCGTTCTTCTTGACAGGGAAGGAAATCGGTAGCTTGACGGAATCGCGCCCTTTTCGGAGGGTACGGAATTAATCATCCTCAAGAAAAAAGCCCTCGATACGATCGTCCGGAAATACCCCGAAATCGGCATCAAAATTATCCGGAAAATCAGCCGCGTGGTCTCGATCCGGGCACGAACCTCCGGAGACCGTCTTACAAAAATATTTTAAGTTTCAAGATGTTCGGAAAAAGCAAAAAAAAGTTGACAGCGCAATCCGAATTTGATAAAAAACCATTCATATATTAGAATTTGTGAAAATTTGTTTGTCCTCATCCGTTACTTATAATCAAACCGGTTCGTTACGTCAAAGATATTCGAGCAGGCAGTAAGGAGAAAAGATATGTACGATTCGGGTAAGGTTCTCTTGGGAATTATTATCTTTCTGGTCATGGTAACTTTTCCGCTTTACTACAACATCGGAAGAGCCGATATCAAACCGGAGCCCGACCTGAACACCCTCGCCATACGGAAAATGGCGGTCAAACAGTGCATCGAAAAAACCCCGTACATGCGATCCAACCATATGAAGCTTCTGAAAGGTTGGATGGATGGCTTTCTCAAGGACGGAACCATGGAGTACAAGGCCGGTAACGGCAAAACATACGAAACCTCTTTCGACACCTGCATGGAATGTCATGCAAGCCGGAAAAAGTTCTGTGACACCTGCCACAGCTATGCCGGGGTACAGCCATACTGCTGGAAATGCCATTCCCTGGATGACGAGGGGTGAACCGGGTTATCCTTTCACTCTTTCGGCAGTTCCGGCTGACGACTTCACATCAATTCTTCGAATCCGTTCGGGGGTGTCGTAGTGAATCGGCATTCACGTAATAACGATCGTCGCCCCGGATCGAAACCCGGTTGACAATCCTTTCCTGATTCAATAGAATCAATTCCGTCTCGTAAACCGTTATGAAAATCCGTGTAGACGGCAGACCGGCTGGTTGGATGGAAAAGATTCTCCCGCACTTCAATACAAAGACAAGAATCCGAAAGATAAATATATGAAAATTCTGGTGACCGGTTCAGGCGGCAGGGAACATGCTCTGGTCTGGAAAATCGCTCAGAGCCCGAAGGTTGAGAAGATCTACTGTGCGCCGGGGAACGGCGGGATCGAGGCTCTGGCGGAATGCGTTCCGATCGGGGCGGAAGAGATTGATCAACTCCTCGCTTTCGCCCGGAAAAAGGAAATCGATCTGACCGTAACCGGCCCGGAAGCACCGCTCACTCACGGGATCGTCAATCGCTTTGAGGAGGCCGGGCTTCCCATCTTCGGCCCCCGGAAAGAGGCGGCGATCCTGGAAGGAAGCAAAAAGTTCACGAAGGACTTCCTGAAACGTCATCACATCCCGACGGCGGCCTACGCATGTTTTCAGGATGCACAAGCCGCCATCGACTACATTCATCAACAGGGCATCCCGATCGTGGTCAAGGCAGACGGCCTGGCCGCAGGCAAGGGGGTCTTCGTCGCGCAGAACGAAGAGGAGGCAATCGCCGCCGTCCGGACGGTGATGGAAGACAAAAAATTCGGCGATGCCGGAGAAACCCTCGTGGTGGAGGAGTGTCTCGTCGGGGAGGAGGCCTCTTTCATGGTCTTCTCCGACGGGAAGACGGTCGTCCCCATGGTCTCTTCCCAGGACCACAAACAGATCTTTGACGGAGATACCGGACCGAACACGGGTGGTATGGGCGCCTATTCCCCGGCACCGGTGATCCAGGGCCGGACCTCGGAGATCATGGAAAACATCATGATCCCCACGATCCGGGGAATGGAAGAAGAAGGTCGTCCCTTCCGGGGTGTCCTTTACGCGGGCCTGATGATGACCGATACCGGCCCCCAGGTCCTGGAATTTAACGTTCGCTTCGGAGATCCCGAGGCACAACCGATCCTCTTTCGCCTGAAGACGGACCTGATCGAGATCATGGAAGCAATCGGGAAAAAACGGCTCCATGAATGCCGGATCGAGTGGAGCAACGATTCCACCGCATGTGTTGTCCTGGCCTCGGACGGCTATCCCGGCACCTACGAAAAGGGAAAGGTGATTACCGGCCTGTCCGATCTTCCGGACTCCTCCGACCTTTTTGTCTTCCATGCCGGGACCGAAAGAGCGGGAGAACGGATTCTGACCGCAGGCGGCCGGGTTCTCAGCGTAACAGCCTCGGGGCAGGACCTCCCTGCGGCGCTGGGCCGTGCCTACGACACCGTCCACCGAATTGATTTTCCAGGGAAATATTTCCGTACCGACATCGGCCGGAAAGGACTGGACCGGCAAACCGATTGAAAGGAAACTAATGACCCAGCCACTGGTCGCCATTGTCATGGGGAGTGATTCGGACCTCCCGGTTGTGAAAGAAACCATCTCCATCCTGAAGGCCTTTGAGGTTCCCTGCGAGGTGCGGGTCATTTCCGCCCACCGCACACCGGATCTTGCCACCGATTTTGCCGGGAAGGCCGCCGGTCGGGGAATTCAGGTCATTATCGCAGCAGCCGGCGGTGCGGCCCATCTTGCCGGAGTCCTGGCGGCAGGCACTCTGCTTCCCGTGATCGGCGTCCCTATCCCCTCCTCTTCCCTGCAAGGGCTGGATGCCCTGCTTTCCACGGTCCAGATGCCGGGCGGAGTCCCGGTGGCTACCATGGGAATCGGGAACGGCGGGGCAAAGAACGCCGGTCTGCTGGCCATTCGTATTCTTGCCCTGGAAAACGGAGATCTACGCGAAGCATTGAAGGAATACCGGGCGACACAGCATAAAAAGGTGGAAGAAGCCGACCAACGTGTAAGGGACCTGGGATGAAGGGCGGACTGCTGCTCTCTTTTCTTTTCCTGCTCCTCTTTCCGGTTACCGCCTCCGGCGCAGATGCGGTGGTTTCAGGAGAGGAGGCGCTCCTTTCCCCGGATCGTATCCAACAACTCCTGAAACAGAATGAAGTTCCCCTCTCCCTGCAGGCCTGTCTGCAACTTGCCCTGAAGAACAACCTGGAAATCGCCATTGAACGCATTAACCCGGCCATGAGCCGGCAACGGGTCGAGCAGGCAAAATCAGACTTTGATCCGGTTGTTTCTCTGACTTTATCGAAGGACCGATCCGTCCGGCAGGTCGGCTCCGCCCTGGCCCTTCCTTCTCAAAATGAACGGGAAGATCTCAAAATGGATGCCGGGATTTCCGGGAAGTGGGTCACCGGAACGGAAACGGAACTGCATTTTACCAGTAACCGCAACATAACCAACTCCATCTTTGCCGGCCTTAACCCCTCCTACTCCTCGGAATTGATCCTCTCCCTGACGCAGCCGCTGCTGAAGGACTTCGGGATCTCCGCCAACACAACCGCTCTCCGGATCGCCTCGAACAATGAGACGATCTCCCAATACCGGTTCGCCGATCAGGTCATGCGGATTCTTTACAATGTGGAATCGGCCTATTGGGAACTGGTCTATGCAAAAGATGCCCTGCAGGTCGCTGAGAAATCGTTGAAACGATCGGAAGATTTCCTGAAATTAACGGAAGGGAAGGTGAACGTCGGGCTGCTCCCCAAGGTGGAGGTCCTGTATGCCGAAGCGGAACAAGCCGCCCGGAAGGAGGGAGTCATCTCCGCCCGGGACAGACTGCAGGATGACGAGGATCTGCTCCGCAGACTTCTGAACCTTTCAGACATGGAAAACTACTGGGAAATTCATCTGGTGCCCACCGATTCGCCCCGGATCGAACCGGTCAAATCCAATCTGACGAGAGAACTGCAGGAGGGTCTGAAACACCGTCCGGACCTGAATCAGGCCCGGATG
The sequence above is a segment of the Deltaproteobacteria bacterium genome. Coding sequences within it:
- a CDS encoding DEAD/DEAH box helicase, which produces MQNNETSFSSLDLPEQVLQGVEAAGFTHCTPIQAKVFPLALEGRDVAAKAQTGTGKTAAFLITILTRLLRSKNQKRAGSSPRAFIVAPTRELAVQIYEEAKLLGQGTSFSMLAVYGGVDYQKQRDRLKLGVDILVGTPGRLIDYYKQRVFDLKGVEIVVVDEADRMFDMGFIKDLRYMMRRLPHYTKRQSMLFSATLSYRVMELGYEHMNLPVQLSVSEEKITADKVDQVLYHTGMEEKPPLLLGLLKREGGKRVLLFVNTKVVADRVTRLLNANGYKTRAITGDIPQTKRQKILESFKAGTLPILVATDVASRGLHIEGVTHVINYDLPQDAEDYVHRIGRTARAGASGKAISLACERYVYSLEEIEALIGGKIPTRMPDEELLVKEYQAAPPRKHRRPSPTKRGAKSSYSKGRSRQKRGQPSRRPHQGRSS
- a CDS encoding F0F1 ATP synthase subunit epsilon, translating into MAGKLLFEIVTPERLAFSEEVDEVTLPGSVGEFGVLPGHVPFLSTLQIGIISTRREGSEIYYAVSGGFIEVHEDHVIVLAETAERSDEIDVARAHASQERAEKSLREMREEDESRFQRAELRLKRALTREKVSRMTANR
- the atpD gene encoding F0F1 ATP synthase subunit beta, which gives rise to MNEGKITQVLGAVVDVEFEVGKVPSLMNALKIEAGEINITLEVQQHLGESTVRCIAMDGTDGLIRGMVVKDTGHPISVPVGKGALGRIMNVIGEPVDNRGKIKCEERWPIHRPSPPFDTLDPTLQIFETGIKVIDLLAPYSKGGKTGLFGGAGVGKTVLIMELIHAVATTHGGYSCFAGVGERTREGNDLYLEMKESGVLDKTALIYGQMNEPPGARLRVALSALTVAEYFRDQEGQDVLLFIDNMFRFTQAGSEVSALMGRMPSAVGYQPTLATEMGDLQERIATTKKGSITSIQAVYVPADDLTDPAPATTFAHLDATTVLSRQIAELGIYPAVDPLDSTSRILDPRIVGEEHYQVAREVQLVLQKYKDLQDIIAILGMDELSEEDKLVVSRARKMQRFLSQPFFVAETFTGMPGKFVKLEDTVRGFKEIVEGKHDDLPEQAFYMVGSIEEAAEKSEQIAAGTA
- the atpG gene encoding ATP synthase F1 subunit gamma, encoding MASLRDIRQRIASVKNTQQITKAMKMVAAAKMKKAQDAVLAARPYAQKMHLVLSSLAARTGRAAHPLLHVREEYRVGLLVLTSDRGLCGGFNSNLSRRALHFLQEQQQKRNPVTLSVIGKKGQSFFKNREIPMEKVYTELSGKMDYGKASEIAHDLVEPFAREELDVIYLVYNEFKSAISQKVIVEQLLPIQPLELTEETNAVDYLFEPSEEEVLARILPQYVETQIFRALLESEASEQGARMTAMDSATNNATDLIHQLTLSMNKARQAQITKEISEIVGGAEALK
- a CDS encoding F0F1 ATP synthase subunit alpha, with protein sequence MEIKAAEISELIKKQISEFESGVDVAEVGTVISVGDGIARIFGLENCMSGEYLEFPGGIMGIALNLEQDNVGAVILGGDTQIKEGDIVKRTGRIVEAPVGEAMVGRVVNALGEPIDGKGPIEAKETRKMEIKAPGIIDRQPVSEPLQTGIKAIDSMIPIGRGQRELIIGDRQTGKTAIAVDTIINQKNTDVFCIYVAIGQKRSTVAQVVERLEEHGAMEYTIVVAATASDPAPLQYIAPYMGCTIGEYYRDSGRHAVIFYDDLSKQAVAYRQVSLLLRRPPGREAYPGDVFYLHSRLLERAAKMSDEKGGGSLTALPIIETQANDVSAYIPTNVISITDGQIFLESNLFYSGIRPAVNVGLSVSRVGGAAQVKAMKQVAGRIRLDLAQYRELAAFAQFGSDLDKATQQQLNRGEKTVEILKQGQYVPMPVDLQIVSIIAATRGYLDDIPTDRILKFEQELHKSLEESHGDLRKDIREKGKIDDDLEAKIKKIIEDVKAGFSA
- the atpH gene encoding ATP synthase F1 subunit delta; the encoded protein is MSSVVSRRYAKALIDLATQEGIADQVEKEFGTIVKTVVENRKLKNFFFNPVFNNEDKGKLLDMVVDEIRVSGLLKRFLRLLIGKDRFPIIREIYREYVRFADEIHNRAKAEVTTALPLKEEDKKNLQAKLEALSGKRIYLKVKEDPALIGGAVTRIGSVVYDGSIKSSMIKLKEQLVKG
- the atpF gene encoding F0F1 ATP synthase subunit B, whose amino-acid sequence is MICRWMKMPKMRVAAKILIAGLMMVGTASVLWAAGEGGAEKVVPILSMEMFWRVVNFAVLAILLYKFLAQPMRDFFAGRREAILKSLEEAKKSKEEAEAKYRELSDRLANRDEEFADIRKKAIENAEKLKERLIAEAHEKAKRMEEKAKESIEQEMKKARETLKREAVELALKLSEEKLVQELTPGDHRRFMDEYIAGLK
- the atpF gene encoding F0F1 ATP synthase subunit B; translated protein: MIELNLHVIVPAVILILILMAILNSLLYRPILKVLDDRKGIIEGAAGDAAGAVRNMEKLNEEYARALQEAKRDAKVAFNEAYDAALAGEKEILSAAQKEVGKIIDRGMGELEKSVDAAKIELEKSVKTLSLEISSKILGRTLS
- a CDS encoding menaquinol oxidoreductase, producing the protein MYDSGKVLLGIIIFLVMVTFPLYYNIGRADIKPEPDLNTLAIRKMAVKQCIEKTPYMRSNHMKLLKGWMDGFLKDGTMEYKAGNGKTYETSFDTCMECHASRKKFCDTCHSYAGVQPYCWKCHSLDDEG
- the purD gene encoding phosphoribosylamine--glycine ligase — protein: MKILVTGSGGREHALVWKIAQSPKVEKIYCAPGNGGIEALAECVPIGAEEIDQLLAFARKKEIDLTVTGPEAPLTHGIVNRFEEAGLPIFGPRKEAAILEGSKKFTKDFLKRHHIPTAAYACFQDAQAAIDYIHQQGIPIVVKADGLAAGKGVFVAQNEEEAIAAVRTVMEDKKFGDAGETLVVEECLVGEEASFMVFSDGKTVVPMVSSQDHKQIFDGDTGPNTGGMGAYSPAPVIQGRTSEIMENIMIPTIRGMEEEGRPFRGVLYAGLMMTDTGPQVLEFNVRFGDPEAQPILFRLKTDLIEIMEAIGKKRLHECRIEWSNDSTACVVLASDGYPGTYEKGKVITGLSDLPDSSDLFVFHAGTERAGERILTAGGRVLSVTASGQDLPAALGRAYDTVHRIDFPGKYFRTDIGRKGLDRQTD
- the purE gene encoding 5-(carboxyamino)imidazole ribonucleotide mutase, coding for MTQPLVAIVMGSDSDLPVVKETISILKAFEVPCEVRVISAHRTPDLATDFAGKAAGRGIQVIIAAAGGAAHLAGVLAAGTLLPVIGVPIPSSSLQGLDALLSTVQMPGGVPVATMGIGNGGAKNAGLLAIRILALENGDLREALKEYRATQHKKVEEADQRVRDLG